Proteins encoded together in one Mus caroli chromosome 4, CAROLI_EIJ_v1.1, whole genome shotgun sequence window:
- the Grhl3 gene encoding grainyhead-like protein 3 homolog isoform X2, with protein sequence MMRVNGDEESVAALSFLYDYYMGPKEKRILSSSTGGRNDQGKKFYHSMDYEPDLAPLESPTHLMKFLTENVSGSPDYTDQLKKNNLLGLEGVLPTPGKTNTVPPGPSKLEASSMDSYLLPASDIYDNGSLNSLFESIHGVPPTQRWQPDSTFKDDPQESLLFPDILKTSPEPPCPEDYPGLKSDFEYTLGSPKAIHIKAGESPMAYLNKGQFYPVTLRTPAGGKGLALSSSKVKSVVMVVFDNDKVPVEQLRFWRHWHSRQPTAKQRVIDVADCKENFNTVQHIEEVAYNALSFVWNVNEEAKVFIGVNCLSTDFSSQKGVKGVPLNLQIDTYDCGAGTERLVHRAVCQIKIFCDKGAERKMRDDERKQFRRKVKCPDSSNNGIKGCLLSGFRGNETTYLRPEADLETQPVLFIPNLHFSSLQRPGGVVPSAGHSSSDRLPLKRTCSPFAEEFEPLPSKQAKEDDLQRVLLYVRRETEEVFDALMLKTPDLKGLRNAISEKYGLPEENICKVYKKCKRGILVNMDNNIIQHYSNHVAFLLDMGELDGKIQIILKEL encoded by the exons GGTCCCAAGGAGAAGCGGATACTGTCCTCCAGCACTGGTGGCCGGAATGACCAAGGAAAGAA GTTCTACCACAGCATGGACTATGAGCCGGATCTTGCCCCCCTCGAGAGCCCCACACACCTCATGAAATTTTTGACAGAGAACGTGTCTGGAAGTCCAGACTACACAGACCAGCTCAAGAAGAACAATCTGCTAGGCTTGGAGGGGGTTCTACCCACCCCCGGCAAGACCAATACCGTCCCCCCAGGTCCGAGTAAACTGGAAGCCAGCTCCATGGACAGCTACCTCTTGCCCGCCAGTGACATATATGACAATGGCTCCCTCAACTCATTATTTGAGAGCATTCATGGGGTTCCACCCACACAGCGCTGGCAGCCAGACAGCACCTTCAAAGATGACCCACAGGAG TCGCTGCTCTTCCCTGATATTCTGAAGACATCCCCGGAACCCCCATGCCCAGAGGATTATCCAGGCCTCAAGAG CGACTTTGAATACACCCTGGGCTCCCCCAAAGCCATTCACATCAAAGCAGGGGAATCACCCATGGCCTACCTCAACAAGGGTCAGTTCTACCCCGTCACCCTACGCACCCCAGCGGGAGGGAAAGGCCTCGCTCTGTCCTCCAGCAAAGTCAAG AGCGTGGTGATGGTCGTGTTCGATAACGACAAGGTCCCCGTGGAGCAGCTGCGTTTCTGGAGGCACTGGCATTCCCGGCAGCCCACCGCCAAGCAGCGCGTCATCGACGTAG CCGACTgtaaggaaaacttcaacaccgTCCAGCACATTGAAGAGGTGGCCTATAACGCGCTGTCCTTTGTGTGGAATGTCAACGAGGAAGCCAAG GTGTTCATCGGTGTCAACTGTCTGAGCACAGACTTCTCCTCGCAGAAGGGAGTGAAGGGTGTCCCCCTGAACTTGCAAATTGACACCTATGACTGTGGAGCAGGCACTGAGCGCCTGGTGCACCGTGCTGTCTGCCAGATCAAGATCTTCTGtgataag ggagcCGAGAGGAAGATGCGAGATGATGAACGGAAGCAGTTTCGAAGGAAGGTCAAGTGCCCAGACTCCAGTAACAATG GAATCAAGGGCTGCCTGCTGTCAGGCTTCAGGGGCAATGAGACCACATACTTGCGGCCAGAAGCTGACCTGGAGACCCAGCCTGTGTTGTTTATCCCCAATCTGCATTTTTCCAGCCTACAGCGCCCAGGAGGG GTTGTCCCCTCAGCAGGACACAGCAGCTCTGACAG GCTGCCTCTGAAGCGAACCTGCTCACCCTTTGCTGAGGAGTTTGAGCCTCTTCCTTCCAAACAAGCCAAGGAAGATGACCTTCAGAGAG TTCTGTTGTATgtgaggagggagacagaggaggtgTTTGATGCGCTCATGTTGAAGACCCCGGACCTGAAGGGGCTGAGGAATGCG ATCTCTGAGAAGTACGGCCTCCCCGAGGAGAATATTTGCAaagtctacaagaaatgcaagcGAGG caTTCTGGTTAACATGGACAACAATATCATCCAACACTACAGCAACCACGTGGCCTTCCTGCTGGACATGGGTGAGCTGGACGGCAAGATCCAGATCATCCTGAAGGAGCTATGA